Part of the Spinacia oleracea cultivar Varoflay chromosome 5, BTI_SOV_V1, whole genome shotgun sequence genome, GTGTTATTTCTGTTACAGTGGATGTTATTTATGTTGAGATGTATGTTATTTAGTTTTTACTGCATGTTATTTACTAGCTTGTGTTATTTCATATTTTTTGTTACAAGACACATGATAtgatctctattctataagggaagaTCTGAGCGCATTTTAGTAAtcacacttttggtgtcccctatctaaaagactaaaatacccctattaacTCATGTTAATACTTATtacaaaatataataagaaaaaaataagtaaaatcaGTAAATGATGAGCAAATTAATTTACGCGATGCCGTGATTCAAGGGTAATTACGTTTTTTTGTGAGCAAAATGTAATTAGAGTGGGTTTCTACTCCCTGGTTGTTCTTACTTGTAATGGGACTCAAGGGGGTTTATGCCGTGATTCACGGCCAAGGTCAATAAAATTTTGCTCACTATTTACCAAGTTTGCTCACGGCAAAAATATAATTGTTACCATAAGAATAGCTAACTAATTACGTTAAATGTTCTAATTAATTGTGCTAACTTTGACTAATATACAAACAATTATAGTCAAGAGAAtatatctctattctataaaggaacagctgagggaCATTTTGGTAATgtcacttttcgtgtcccccaatTAAAAGTCAAAAATACCCCCCCAGAGTTCTACAGTTTGTTTGCCCTACAGACCTCTATTGACTGAAAGAATTTAACGCCCAAAATGAAGAATATGGGCCCATTACCACAGAATAAAATCCCCTTTAACTCAGTTACCAAAGTTAGTGTTGATTGATGGATTAAATCAGGAAAGGaatgaaaaaagggaaaataaaatattacaatTATTACAGTTTCTAAATGAAACGAAAACCAAAAACAAGACAATTATTACAGTTTCTAAATGAAACGAAAATTATTACAAGACAAAACAAGAACAATACAgctaaacaatttaaatttttttaacttAATTGCAGAAACCAAAAACATCCAAAAAAACTCCATTGTAAACCAGAAGAGGCGAAAAAATTCCAGAAATCTACTGCCGCATCACTGTTCTGCCTTCTTGAAGTCGCCCACACGTAAGTACACTTTTTCGTATGAATCCTTGCAAAACAAATACAAtcagaaacagaaattaaaaactttcaaaaaataaaatcacaaaTCTGTGTATGCATACAAATACAGTGTAATATTGTACGCATaacattataatttttatgtatACAAggctatataaaaaataaaatcgtAATTAAATTTGTGATTTTATGCATAAAACCAATGTTCTTTTCTAATATTGTTGCATTAATTTATTTTGCAGATTTCAACGTATAAGGTAGGTAATATTCTtgctttttaatgattttatatTTCAATTTATGCATTTGGTTaaataatatcataattttttaaattttaaattgcaATCACATTAGAATTTAATTGGGGTTTGAAGTTCATAACGAGGTACAACAACCAAAGACATACGGTTAATTCTTAATGTTTAAAATCTGGAAGGAaaactaaactcctcatctttCAGATCTTTGCTTTCCCAAGTCAAATCTCAGATtttttgcatttcttttgttaaatttatAGTACTCTTGCCAGATGGGTTTGcattttttaattcaattatgtaaatcaaaaaatctgaaataaattATTGTTTTGCATGTTATAATTTCGGTTTTAAGTTAAATTCCAAGTTGGGTGTTAAGTTCATCAAGGCATACTATAAACAACGGCATAAGGTAGGCCCACCAAACTCTTAACAAAATATTAATATGCATTCTtgctttttaatgattttatatTTCAATTTATGCATTTGGTTaaataatatcataattttttaaattttaaattgcaATCACATTAGAATTTAATTGGGGTTTGAAGTTCATAACGAGGTACAACAACCAAAGACATACGGTTAATTCTTAATGTTTAAAATCTGGAAGGAaaactaaactcctcatctttCAGATCTTTGCTTTCCCAAGTCAAATCTCAGATtttttgcatttcttttgttaaatttatAGTACTCTTGCCAGATGGGTTTGcattttttaattcaattatgtaaatcaaaaaatctgaaataaattattgttttgcaggttataattTCGGTTTTAAGTTAAATTCCAAGTTGGGTGTTAAGTTCATCAAGGCATACTATAAACAACGGCATAAGGTAGGCCCACCAAACTCTTAACAAAATATTAATATGCAtactttttattgattttaaataattattacaCATTACTTTTCATGCTTTTTTTTGAATAAGTTGTTAGTTGATTTTAAAATACCCTTCTTAATTATCATGTAAATCGGTTAAACATGTGTTCTATAAAATTAGAAATTGATTATTACATCTAGCTATAACTTATAAATAGTCTTAGGGGAAAAAATTACTTAAGGTATGCATATCCTATGCACTCAAGTATTCGATCACTGTTCCACaattcacaaatcacaattcacaaatccCAATTCACAAATCCCAATTCCACAACTCAGAATATAATCCCAACACTTAACCTCACCAAATTAAAACATCAAAAAACAGATCACTATTCCACAATCAATGTTCAGAAAATTCACAATTCATCAAATATcgctaaaatgaaattcagttCAAATCTACCAATTTTATCATAATTGTCAAACAAATTCAATTTAGTAATTGCAGTTTTAGTGTCCCATACGGAATAGACAACACCCAATAGTCTCAGAAAAAGCAAAATCAAATGAACAAATAAAACATCAACAAATAATTCACAATTCATCAAATATTTCTAAAACGACATTCAGTTCAAATCTACCAATTTGTAAGTTTATTGTCAATTACAAATATACTGAGTACTCAATTACAATTGCAAATATACTGAGTACTCAATTACAATTGCAAATCAAGCCGGAAATCTCAAATATTCCTCCACTACAAATCACGAGAAGATCGTGATAAAGTAAAATTCTCAAATTTAACAGATACAAACAACTAGACATCGATAATAGTAACAACAAATTAGACAAAACCCCAATAATGGTCAAattctcaaaatatcaactttaacAGACGAAATCCCAATAATGGTTAAATTCTCAAAACCTAACAAATTCTCAAATTAACAGATAAAAAAATTTGATGAACCCCAATAATGGTTAAATTAAcgttaaattcaagaaacatacaaATAATTGACAAACCAAGAATAGTAACAAAAAATCTCACcaaattaaaacaaacttaAATTAGGCACGCAATTTAACAGAGCATGTAAAACATAAGCTAGGTAGGGTCATTACCCAACATCGCCCATCGCCTCGCAATCGCCCAACGCCTCGCCATCGCCTCTCCCAGCGCCTCGCCCAGCGCCTCGCCCAGCGCCTCGCCATCGCCTCGCCCAGCCAGCGACCTTACCCTCCACATTGATACGACAtgcaaaccaaaaaaaaaaatcagttagTTACTCAACAATTAATCGCTAAATTAAATCCTAAATACCCATTCCAATCAGAAAAAACTTGCGCCTATTTTACAAAATACCCTTAATCTGAGTTGAATTAGTTAAATTAGCGATTTTTGGCCCAACATCTTACATAAAAGCCTTAATCTGAGTTGGGAGAGGAATAGGCGGTGATTTCATTTGCTTCAACTTCTGGATTGATTGATAGTTTCCTTCCAAACACTCTTCATACATAACCATCAATTGCACTGCCACCTATACACAACAAATCAGAAACAAAAGTCTAAATTGGAATAAACCCATTATTTCGGATACAAAATCTTAAGaatttaaattcaattcaacatgGAAATTCAGCATGTAACTTGGAGAAGGTGAGAAACTAAATGAAGCACTAACCTCCTCGACGCTGCCGTCATCCGCAGTTGTATTGAAAGAATCCAAGCCTACGTTCAGCTCTTCTTCTAAATCATCTATGTATATGGGTTTGATAAACGATGAAGGAGAGAAAAGATGAAGGAGAGAAAAGATGGAGATCTGATAAACGATGAGAGAGAAGGGAGGCAACAAATGAAAATAAGTTTGACTTGGGAGAGGAACGGcggataacaacaacaacatcagaTAGGGTTTCTGTTGTTAAGTATGGAAAGGATTGGGCTTTGAGAACAAAATGGGCCTCTGTTTTAAACTGTACTAAAACGAAAATTTGTACCTCTATTATGGTGGTTTATAAAATAAACGGAACCAAATACGGAGTATCATCTAAAGTTCGAATACTAATacgaaaatttaaaaaaaaaacacaagttATGTTTGACTTTCCTTTTAGTAAAAAagcatataaaaaaaaacattcaaatacaatattgaatttaatttaaatataaactttcgtTTAAGTAAAACAGAAAAGCGAAAGGAAACaacataaaatatttaatttattttaaaattatacgTTCGTTTtagcaaaaaaggaaaaaaatgcaTCAAAATGAATATTTTCATTTATCCGTTTATATATTGCAACAAAATTACAATGCAAACAACTTATAGTAACCAAATTAATGTGTAGTTTTAGAGTTTCATAATGGACGAGAATGGAGATCAATGTATGCAAGATCAAAGGTCGATATGGAGGGATAAAAAAAGACAACAGAGAAAATCACTCACTCCAGAACAAAGAGATCGTCAAAATGCAAAAAGACGACTCAGCTATGCATGTGAAAACCAATCAGATGTTATAGTTACTCCTGAAAGCCAACCTCAAACTCCATGTTCGTAAGGGCCTGTGATTGTTACCAATACTCCCAACACTTTGGGAGTTAGAAGGGCTATGGCAGACATCACAAATCGTGCCCACAATGTCACGACTGGATGTGAAAGGCGTGAACGTAAGAAATCTGAACATAATCAATTCATTTTAAGTATGTAAACATGACAACTTACCTAACCAATCAAAAACATGATTTGATAATGCAGTGCAACCTATTGATGAACTTCGTTTACTCGATACTCGGGCAAATCTAGAAAATCGGTTTTTTAGTGTCGGTGAAAGTAGTGCACCCACCGTGACCATCCCAGACCCAACATCAAACTCAAGCGGCATGCCCAATAGATTCTTTTGTGTTGGCGAGAGCAGTACAACCAATGCACGTATAACATACCCTACTTCAGACGATGTGGAATTGCCGCGTTTTGTTGAGGCGGAAAATGAAATACGCATGCCTGGCATATTATTCAATGTCGGTGAAAGTCGTGCAATCGACACCAACAACATATCAAACCCCATTTCTGATGATATAAGGGTCTGGAAAGTAGGGAGAACTGGTTATAGAAATTGTGCAAGAAATTACCAAGAGAGTCAAGGGGTTCCTATATTCAGTTTGCCACCCATGAAAACATGTCCGCATTGCCAAGCACGACTTTTCCATTGTGAATCTCCTGAACTATGTTGCTTAAGTGGGAAGGTCAACTTACCTGATTTTCCATTATCCTCTGATATGCTTGATTTATATTCTGATCAATCGGAATATGGGGCTCATTTTAGGCAAAACATTCGTAAGTACAACCATGTCTTTTCATTCACTTCAATGGGAGTTCATTTAGATGACGAACTAGCAAATGCACGTCATGGCGTTTACACATTCCGTGCACAAGGTTCAATTTACCATCGTATTGGAGGTTTTTTACCTTTGAACGAAGGAGATCGTCCTTGATTTCTTCAACTCTACATTTATGATACTGAGCATGAAAATGAAAATCGTGCAGCAGAGAATTCATCATTACGCCTCGATGTCATCGACAGAATCAAGAATATTTTGAATGCTCACAATCCTTTTGTCCACAATCTCCGTCATCTTGCTCAGCGTAGTGACTTAAGTGATTGCAAATTTGTCATCAAAGAGCAACCTACAAATAAACATCAATACTCGATGCCGACAGCTTCGCAAGTAGCAGCAGTTGTCGTTGGAGGTGATGACATTTCCAACTTGAAGGATAGGGACATCATGGTAGAGTCAGTAACTGGGCAACTAAGTTATATCAAAGACACTGCCGGTTATTATGACCCACTGCAGTATCCTCTATTGTTCCCTTATGGTTCTTACGGCTGGGATTTAAACAGTCGAAGTTCCACTGGTAAGAAGTTGACATGCCGGGAATTCTATGCATACATGTTTCAGGTGCATATTTCTAATAACTCTTTTTTAAGCCTTATCCTAAAAATCATATACTTAGACCTTTATGACCAAAACAAGTATTTTGTGTTATAGATGCGACAACATCTTGATTCTCTAATCTTAAGAGGCGGTCGTCTACTGCAACAATTTGTTGTCGATAACTgtgtcaaaatgcaagccaataACTTGAGGTGGATTGCACTCAACCAAGATAAGATACGTGCTGATTTGTACAAGGGTTTAGAGGATTCTTTACATGCTGGAGAGCATAACACAGGTCCATATTGATTTAAGTTAATCAATTATATTACACTCAATAATTCATACATTGTTTCACATAATTCATATAATGTCTATTTGCAGAAAATGTTGGACGACGGACCATACTACCATCTTCATTTGTTGGAAGTCCAAGAGATATGCACCAGAGGTATCAAGATGCCATGGCATTGGTTCATAAGTTCGGCAAGCCCGATATATTTCTTACAATGACATGAAATCCATCTTGGCCAGAGATACAATCAGAATTGTTGGCCGGACAAGTTCCAAACGATCGTCCAGATCTGCTGACACGAGTTTTTCATGCTAAACTTGAAGAGTTGAAAAAGGATGTTCTCGAAAGGGGCGTCCTCGGAACGGTTGTTGCTTATGTATATGTGATTGAATTCCAAAAGAGGGGTCTTCCACATGTTCATATGTTATTAATTCTTGATCAAAATGACAAGCTAACCACTCCGGATGACTTTGATAAGATTGTGAGAGCAGTGATTCCTGATGAACAACAAGAACCAAAATTGTATAAGGCAGTTCTTAAACACATGATTCATGGCCCATGTGGTGTTCTCAACCACAAATCCCCGTGTATGAAACAAGGAAGTTGTAAGAAAGGATTCCCTAAGGAATTCTCCAATGATACAAAGCAAGGCAATGACTCATATCCTCTTTACCGTCGTCCACAAGATCGTCCAGCAGTACCGTTGCGTGAGAATTCACGAGTTCGTGTAGATAATCGGTGGGTAGTCCCATATAATCCTTTTTTGCTCTTAAAGTACGATTGTCACATCAATATTGAGATATGCAGCAGCATCAAGTGTGTCAAATATCTGTATAAGTACATCCATAAGGGTTCAGATAGAGTTTCAATGGAAGTTCATAACGGAGATGAGATTGCACAATATGTTGATGCACGGTGGATTTGTATTGTGCAATCTCATCTCCGTTATGAACTTCCATTGAAACTCTATCTGAACCCTTATGGATGTACTTATACAGATATTTGACACACTTGATGCTGCTGCATATCTCAATATTGATGTGACAATCGTACTTTAAGAGCAAAAAAGGATTATATGGGACTACCCACCGATTATCTACACGAACTCGTGAATTCTCACGCAACGGTACTGCTGGACGATCTTGTGGACGACGGTAAAGAGGATATGAGTCATTGCCTTGCTTTGTATCATTGGAGAATTCCTTAGGGAATCCTTTCTTACAACTTCCTTGTTTCATACACGGGGATTTGTGGTTGAGAACACCACATGGGCCATGAATCATGTGTTTAAGAACTGCCTTATACAATTTTGGTTCTTGTTGTTCATCAGGAATCACTGCTCTCACAATCTTATCAAAGTCATCCGGAGTGGTTAGCTTGTCATTTTGATCAAGAATTAATAACATATGAACATGTGGAAGACCCCTCTTTTGGAATTCAATCACATATACATAAGCAACAACCGTTCCGAGGACGCCCCTTTCGAGAACATCCTTTTTCAACTCTTCAAGTTTAGCATGAAAAACTCGTGTCAGCAGATCTGGACGATCGTTTGGAACTTGTCCGGCCAACAATTCTGATTGTATCTCTGGCCAAGATGGATTGCATGTCATTGTAAGAAATATATCGGGCTTGCCGAACTTATGAACCAATGCCATGGCATCTTGATACCTCTGGTGCATATCTCTTGGACTTCCAACGAATGAAGATGGTAGTATGGTCCGTCGTCCAACATTTTCTGCAAATAGACATTATATGAATTATGTGAAACAATGTATGAATTATTGAGTGTAATATAATTGATTAACTTAAATCAATATGGACCTGTGTTATGCTCTCCAGCATGTAAAGAATCCTCTAAACCCTTGTACAAATCAGCACGTATCTTATCTTGGTTGAGTGCAATCCACCTCAAGTtattggcttgcattttgacacAGTTATCGACAACAAATTGTTGCAGTAGACGACCGCCTCTTAAGATTAGAGAATCAAGATGTTGTCGCATCTATAACACAAAATACTTGTTTTGGTCATAAAGGTCTAAGTATATGATTTTTAGGATAAGGCTTAAAAAAGAGTTATTAGAAATATGCACCTGAAACATGTATGCATAGAATTCCCGGCATGTCAACTTCTTACCAGTGGAACTTCGACTGTTTAAATCCCAGCCGTAAGAACCATAAGGGAACAATAGAGGATACTGCAGTGGGTCATAATAACCGGCAGTGTCTTTGATATAACTTAGTTGCCCAGTTACTGACTCTACCATGATGTCCCTATCCTTCAAGTTGGAAATGTCATCACCTCCAACGACAACTGCTGCTACTTGCGAAGCTGTCGGCATCGAGTATTGATGTTTATTTGTAGGTTGCTCTTTGATGACAAATTTGCAATCACTTAAGTCACTACGCTGAGCAAGATGACGGAGATTGTGGACAAAAGGATTGTGAGCATTCAAAATATTCTTGATTATGTCGATGACATCGAGGCGTAATGATGAATTCTCTGCTGCACGATTTTCATTTTCATGCTCAGTATCATAAATGTAGAGTTGAAGAAATCGAGGACGATCTCCTTCGTTCAAAGGTAAAAAACCTCCAATACGATGGTAAATTGAACCTTATGCACGGAATGTGTAAACGCCTTGACGTGCATTTGCTAGTTCGTCATCTAAATGAACTCCCATTGAAGTGAATGAAAAGACATGGTTGTACTTACGAATGTTTTGCCTAAAATGAGCCCCATATTCCGATTGATCAGAATATAAATCAAGCATATCAGAGGATAATGGAAAATCAGGTAAGTTGACCTTCCCACTTAAGCAACATAGTTCAGGAGATTCACAATGGAAAAGTCGTGCTTGGCAATGCGGACATGTTTTCATGGGTGGCAAACTGAATATAGGAACCCCTTGACTCTCTTGGTAATTTCTTGCACAATTTCTATCATCAGAAATGGGGTTTGATATGTTGTTTGTGTCGATTGCACGACTTTCACCGACATTGAATAATATGCCAGGCATGCGTATTTCATTTTCCGCCTCAACAAAACGCGGCAATTCCACATCGTCTGAAGTAGGGTATGTTATACGTGCATTGGTTGTACTGCTCTCGCCAACACAAAAGAATCTATTGGGCATGCCGCTTGAGTTTGATGTTGGGTCTGGGATGGTCACGGTGGGTGCACTACTTTCACCGACACTAAAAAACCGATTTTCTAGATTTGCCCGAGTATCGAGTAAACGAAGTTCATCAATAGGTTGCACTGCATTATCAAATCATGTTTTTGATTGGTTAGGTAAGTTGTCATGTTTACATACTTAAAATGAATTGATTATGTTCAGATTTCTTACGTTCACGCCTTTCACATCCAGTCGTGACATTGTGGGCACGATTTGTGATGTCTGCCATAGCCCTTCTAACTCCCAAAGTGTTGGGAGTATTGGTAACAATCACAGGCCCTTCCGAACATGGAGTTTGAGGTTGGCTTTCAGGAGTAGCTATAACATCTGATTGGTTTTCACATGCATAGCTGAGTCGTCTTTTTGCATTTTGACGATCTCTTTGTTCTGGAGTGAGTGATTTTCTCTGTTGTCTTTTTTTATCCCTCCATATCGACCTTTGATCTTGCATACATTGATCTCCATTCTCGTCCATTATGAAACTCTAAAACTACACATTAATTTGGTTACTATAAGTTGTTTGCATTGTAATTTTGTTGCAATATATAAACGGATAAATGAAAATATTCATTTTGAtgcatttttttccttttttgctaAAACGAAcgtataattttaaaataaattaaatattttatgttGTTTCCTTTCGCTTTTCTGTTTTACTTAAacgaaagtttatatttaaat contains:
- the LOC130461335 gene encoding uncharacterized protein, whose translation is MADITNRAHNVTTGCERRELQPIDELRLLDTRANLENRFFSVGESSAPTVTIPDPTSNSSGMPNRFFCVGESSTTNARITYPTSDDVELPRFVEAENEIRMPGILFNVGESRAIDTNNISNPISDDIRVWKVGRTGYRNCARNYQESQGVPIFSLPPMKTCPHCQARLFHCESPELCCLSGKVNLPDFPLSSDMLDLYSDQSEYGAHFRQNIRKYNHVFSFTSMGVHLDDELANARHGVYTFRAQGSIYHRIGAENSSLRLDVIDRIKNILNAHNPFVHNLRHLAQRSDLSDCKFVIKEQPTNKHQYSMPTASQVAAVVVGGDDISNLKDRDIMVESVTGQLSYIKDTAGYYDPLQYPLLFPYGSYGWDLNSRSSTGKKLTCREFYAYMFQMRQHLDSLILRGGRLLQQFVVDNCVKMQANNLRWIALNQDKIRADLYKGLEDSLHAGEHNTENVGRRTILPSSFVGSPRDMHQRYQDAMALVHKFEIQSELLAGQVPNDRPDLLTRVFHAKLEELKKDVLERGVLGTVVAYVYVIEFQKRGLPHVHMLLILDQNDKLTTPDDFDKIVRAVIPDEQQEPKLYKAVLKHMIHGPCGVLNHKSPCMKQGSCKKGFPKEFSNDTKQGNDSYPLYRRPQDRPAVPLRENSRVRVDNRWVVPYNPFLLLKYDCHINIEICSSIKCVKYLYKYIHKGSDRVSMEVHNGDEIAQYVDARWICIVQSHLRYELPLKLYLNPYGCTYTDI